In a genomic window of Acidilobus saccharovorans 345-15:
- a CDS encoding archaellin/type IV pilin N-terminal domain-containing protein, with protein MPRRSRRGMVGIDTAIILIAFVLVAAAVAFVVLDMGMTSAQKAKQTMESGLQESSTALQVDGNVMAYVNGSGYVQDIFIPLGVTPGTGYVSFAPSLMEVSIITSKGSYPDIYIGVSNVSLGAHPNVNLTAIAFNFTSAATAKYPKYQSMAAAVVYFIHGNITPYVLGPYGQALLVIHLPYGLPAYSSFTVTISPSIGGAITVARIIPPDNVSSTIIDLG; from the coding sequence ATGCCCAGGAGAAGCAGGAGAGGCATGGTGGGCATAGACACGGCCATAATCCTCATAGCGTTCGTCCTCGTGGCCGCGGCAGTGGCCTTCGTGGTCCTCGACATGGGCATGACGTCGGCCCAGAAGGCCAAGCAGACCATGGAGAGCGGCCTCCAGGAGTCGTCCACGGCCCTCCAGGTTGACGGCAACGTCATGGCTTACGTGAATGGCAGCGGCTACGTCCAGGACATATTCATACCGCTCGGTGTGACGCCAGGCACGGGCTACGTCAGCTTCGCCCCGAGCCTGATGGAGGTGTCAATTATAACGTCAAAGGGCAGCTACCCCGACATATACATTGGCGTCAGTAACGTAAGCCTGGGCGCGCACCCCAACGTGAACCTCACTGCAATAGCGTTTAACTTCACCTCAGCGGCCACCGCCAAATACCCCAAGTATCAGAGCATGGCTGCCGCGGTGGTCTACTTCATACACGGCAACATAACTCCCTACGTCCTGGGCCCCTACGGCCAGGCCCTGCTGGTGATACACCTGCCATACGGGCTGCCGGCTTACTCGAGCTTCACCGTGACCATATCGCCAAGCATAGGAGGGGCTATAACTGTAGCCAGGATCATACCGCCTGACAACGTGAGCAGCACGATAATAGACCTTGGGTGA
- a CDS encoding deoxyribonuclease IV, with protein MTALRFGPAGKPTNFSGDYEDVPPVLRQMGLDALEYEAVRGVRVTKEKAEKIREAAQQYDITLSMHAPYFINLASPEEETVRKSVERLREAAQASEWMGAYAVVFHPGYIKGNSSREEALNRVIEALKQVFDGLELRVAWLAPETTGKESQVGDVEETIRICQSHDRLRPAVDWAHLHARTEGADINSEDDVIKVIDRIEKELGTWAVRPLHTHFSKIEYGKGGEREHHTLGERDFGPEWEYVCKAYVDTGIDGVIISESPILEQDALLMKRVCEKYL; from the coding sequence TTGACCGCGCTGAGGTTCGGTCCAGCGGGGAAGCCCACGAACTTCAGTGGGGACTACGAGGACGTGCCCCCGGTGCTGAGGCAGATGGGCCTTGACGCCCTCGAGTATGAGGCCGTCAGGGGCGTTAGGGTGACCAAGGAGAAGGCTGAGAAGATAAGGGAGGCGGCGCAGCAGTACGACATAACGCTCAGCATGCACGCCCCCTACTTCATAAACCTGGCCAGCCCCGAGGAGGAGACCGTCAGGAAGAGCGTGGAGAGGCTCAGGGAGGCGGCCCAGGCCTCCGAGTGGATGGGCGCCTACGCGGTGGTCTTTCACCCAGGCTACATAAAGGGGAACTCCAGCAGAGAGGAGGCCCTGAACAGGGTCATTGAGGCCCTCAAACAGGTCTTCGACGGACTTGAGCTCAGGGTGGCCTGGCTGGCCCCCGAGACCACTGGCAAGGAGTCCCAGGTGGGCGACGTGGAGGAGACCATAAGGATATGCCAGTCCCACGACAGGCTCAGGCCTGCCGTTGACTGGGCCCACCTCCACGCCAGGACGGAGGGGGCTGACATAAACAGCGAGGACGACGTCATTAAGGTGATTGACAGGATAGAGAAGGAGCTCGGCACGTGGGCTGTAAGGCCGCTGCACACGCACTTCTCAAAGATAGAGTACGGCAAGGGCGGCGAGAGGGAGCACCACACGCTGGGCGAGAGGGACTTCGGGCCCGAGTGGGAGTACGTCTGCAAGGCCTACGTGGACACAGGAATTGACGGGGTCATAATAAGCGAGAGCCCTATACTTGAGCAGGACGCGCTCCTGATGAAGAGGGTCTGCGAGAAGTACCTTTAG
- a CDS encoding DUF2079 domain-containing protein: MRRNVAFYLVLLAAYAAYSAAWSYIALAKVYGLRVTLGDLGIIVQGAWDSVHSGVQGFVNYLTGQAALLIYALFLPLGPHMIEALVIFQTLWLGAAAFPIFAIARRYLRSDVAALMLAISYLIYFPLAGVNWFDVHRQALFPTLFITSYYLYLRGGRSRYVSVPLMIFSSMLRFGYEVYPLWFGVTLVGYWALRDRRERFGLAAGLTLIVASLLLAAYNVGILTSLFTSPTKAIQAAPASVSSTASTYLRLTPGLSQLLSINIVAPPVAEPGHVQLLYVRGYVVDALTIGLSLLPVLFLPLLSWRWAPALLPFIALLAFSSYWGYHYPYFFRFEYPSIIMAPVWLGTVEGAAVISRGSRRVATYVAAGVLVMSAVTAAFFEPYGPLNYMSFTDYQLSQWTSFNVTYYESMIDVINMVPRNATMIAAQDNMPELLPRPNGDVLLGCIEANQSQYIVVNVIHGLYLYYDNTDVCGKSMLEVADWALRSGYGIVAEEGGTMLLERNYSGGVVAFRPYSYSYGAGDLWPLFTAWYGKGYINVTSFHYGRLEGLFAEPHALNFLPGRYNVTFYVMNDGLSPSTRLYAVVTGYYISGDGLLTQITLLNESVPVSLLPQGRWVRLTLSFYSPTLVGLGSVTLLSDDVNGTLLIRGFSIAQTSPS, from the coding sequence TTGAGGCGGAACGTCGCCTTCTACCTCGTGCTGTTAGCGGCTTACGCTGCATACTCGGCCGCGTGGTCCTACATAGCCCTGGCCAAGGTGTATGGCCTCAGGGTGACCTTAGGGGACCTGGGCATAATAGTGCAGGGCGCCTGGGACTCCGTGCACTCGGGCGTCCAGGGCTTCGTTAACTACCTCACGGGCCAGGCGGCGCTCCTAATATATGCCTTGTTCCTGCCCCTCGGCCCCCACATGATAGAGGCCCTGGTGATCTTCCAGACGCTGTGGCTGGGGGCCGCGGCCTTCCCGATATTTGCGATAGCCAGGAGGTACCTCAGGAGCGACGTCGCCGCCCTCATGCTAGCTATCTCATACCTCATATACTTCCCCCTGGCGGGCGTTAACTGGTTCGACGTTCACAGGCAGGCCCTCTTCCCGACCCTCTTCATAACCTCATACTACCTTTACCTGAGGGGAGGCAGATCCAGGTACGTCTCGGTGCCCCTGATGATATTCTCTTCGATGCTCAGGTTCGGCTACGAGGTCTACCCCCTGTGGTTCGGCGTGACGCTAGTTGGCTACTGGGCCCTCAGGGACAGGAGGGAGAGGTTCGGCCTTGCCGCGGGCCTCACGCTCATAGTCGCCTCCCTCCTGCTGGCGGCGTATAACGTAGGAATCCTGACGTCGCTCTTTACGTCGCCCACTAAGGCGATCCAGGCGGCCCCCGCCTCGGTGAGCTCAACGGCGTCCACGTATCTAAGGCTGACTCCAGGCCTGTCGCAGCTGCTCTCGATAAACATAGTGGCGCCCCCGGTGGCCGAGCCCGGCCACGTGCAGCTGCTCTACGTGAGGGGCTACGTGGTTGACGCCCTGACCATCGGGCTCTCCCTCCTGCCTGTGCTCTTCCTGCCGCTGCTCTCGTGGAGGTGGGCCCCCGCGCTGCTGCCGTTTATAGCGCTCCTGGCGTTCTCATCCTACTGGGGCTACCACTACCCCTACTTCTTCAGGTTCGAGTACCCCTCGATAATCATGGCTCCCGTCTGGCTCGGCACGGTAGAGGGCGCAGCCGTGATATCCAGGGGGTCGCGGAGGGTCGCCACCTACGTGGCAGCTGGCGTGCTCGTCATGTCAGCTGTGACTGCCGCCTTCTTTGAGCCCTACGGGCCGCTCAACTACATGTCCTTCACGGACTACCAGCTCTCCCAGTGGACAAGCTTCAACGTGACCTACTATGAGAGCATGATAGACGTCATAAATATGGTGCCGCGCAACGCCACAATGATAGCGGCCCAGGACAACATGCCTGAGCTGCTGCCCAGGCCCAACGGCGACGTCCTCCTGGGCTGCATAGAGGCCAACCAGAGCCAGTACATAGTCGTTAACGTAATCCACGGCCTCTACCTATATTACGATAACACTGACGTCTGCGGCAAGAGCATGCTTGAGGTCGCGGACTGGGCCCTCAGGTCAGGCTACGGCATAGTGGCCGAGGAGGGCGGCACCATGCTGCTTGAGAGGAACTACTCGGGCGGCGTGGTCGCCTTCAGGCCGTACTCCTACAGCTACGGGGCCGGCGACCTCTGGCCCCTCTTCACGGCATGGTATGGAAAGGGCTACATAAATGTGACCAGCTTCCATTACGGCAGGCTTGAGGGGCTCTTCGCGGAGCCCCACGCGCTGAACTTCCTGCCGGGAAGGTACAACGTGACCTTCTACGTAATGAACGACGGCCTCTCGCCGTCAACGAGGCTCTACGCCGTGGTCACAGGCTACTACATAAGCGGCGACGGCCTCCTGACCCAGATAACGCTCCTCAACGAGAGCGTGCCCGTCTCACTGCTGCCCCAGGGAAGGTGGGTGAGGCTTACTCTAAGCTTCTACTCGCCGACGTTAGTGGGCTTGGGCTCAGTGACGCTGCTCTCTGACGACGTGAACGGCACCCTGCTGATAAGGGGCTTCTCCATTGCCCAGACTTCGCCTTCTTAG
- a CDS encoding DUF711 family protein encodes MSFEVRAVTLHLGTVEGDEVAESLEDAVSRLLDAVDSAASQLGVRPTYVRVAIPDPGGAGLGGLAKELEHLTSQASISVGQLELSVSQDDLKALASAGLYASLLLREPSWSEARAAASLIAGIASEDPTLATRVAVNVSGERHFVTPYYPLASAIPGRVGVTAALTYPSYLASAYRSGGIKGLVKAIAEAHGRAESLAKAVASYLGAEYMGVDLSVSPWMEDSSLGLVEEVAGVRMPKPGFVVGVRLVNEAIAEASRGLRTIGFNEVMLPVGEDSKLKARASEGDVNARYLAMLSGACVAGLDMVAVPADLQGLAGLILDVASYSRAKGRTLGVRLIPVDGAEPGDKVDLGRFGEAPVIAI; translated from the coding sequence GTGAGCTTCGAGGTGAGGGCCGTAACCCTTCACCTTGGCACGGTGGAGGGCGATGAGGTTGCAGAGTCGCTCGAGGACGCCGTGAGCAGGCTGCTTGACGCTGTGGACTCCGCCGCCTCCCAGCTCGGCGTCAGGCCGACGTACGTGAGGGTAGCCATACCTGACCCAGGTGGCGCCGGGCTGGGCGGCCTGGCAAAGGAGCTTGAGCACCTGACCTCGCAGGCGTCAATAAGCGTCGGGCAGCTCGAGCTGAGCGTCAGCCAGGACGACCTGAAGGCGCTGGCCTCGGCGGGGCTCTACGCCTCCCTGCTGCTCAGGGAGCCCTCATGGAGTGAGGCCAGGGCCGCCGCCTCCCTCATAGCGGGCATAGCCTCCGAGGACCCCACCCTCGCCACGAGGGTGGCAGTTAACGTCTCCGGCGAGAGGCACTTCGTCACGCCCTACTACCCGCTCGCGTCCGCGATACCCGGCAGGGTTGGGGTCACGGCGGCCCTCACCTACCCCTCGTACCTCGCCTCGGCCTACAGGTCTGGCGGAATCAAGGGCCTAGTCAAGGCCATAGCCGAGGCCCACGGCAGGGCTGAGTCGCTGGCCAAGGCGGTCGCCAGCTACCTGGGGGCGGAGTACATGGGCGTGGACCTCAGCGTCTCCCCGTGGATGGAGGACTCATCCCTTGGCCTTGTGGAGGAGGTGGCCGGGGTCAGGATGCCGAAGCCGGGCTTCGTGGTCGGCGTGAGGCTGGTCAACGAGGCCATAGCAGAGGCCTCCAGGGGGCTCAGGACTATAGGGTTCAACGAGGTCATGCTACCCGTGGGCGAGGACTCCAAGCTCAAGGCAAGGGCCAGCGAGGGCGACGTTAACGCCAGGTACCTTGCGATGCTCAGCGGGGCCTGCGTGGCTGGCCTTGACATGGTCGCTGTCCCGGCGGACCTGCAGGGGCTGGCGGGCCTCATACTTGACGTGGCCTCGTACTCGAGGGCCAAGGGAAGGACCCTCGGGGTGAGGCTCATACCGGTTGACGGCGCTGAGCCCGGGGACAAGGTGGACCTGGGCCGCTTCGGCGAGGCCCCGGTGATTGCTATCTAG
- a CDS encoding type II secretion system F family protein, whose translation MRRPGRPKVSLLHVSALVIAAGLLLLAVGRTRLEAPSLLIIMAGGGALLYWLLSHRTYIKLDVDFLYSLLHMYVVSTGSQPPGEIVRSASKGPYGHYSKTYKKAAELSKRWGYTVPEALSLSSRGERNKAFKEFMERFAVISAVGEEVTSFLKVEYETIKFNYQNFYNRSLDSLNVLYGAYASTMVSVIFAVTTMMLLFFFFGGTSLRIVILSYVAALVAISVLGVLVILKAPKDLFEAKRSRNPTALLADILAAAGFVLGVIISYLVLSHGVNYVTVGISFIVFGLLFVPAGYVINNMENLIDDYDKFFPVMIRSLGIYLSQVPDLRQAVKELSKIELGRLRKLLENLQASLAMGVDKGIAMAKFAVQTGSENIYRSLQVFTDVMDHGGDLSEAGVALSDHMNLLLTLRERKLQVTGNFLSTLILMHASVIAIMVFMAEMMYYFSQLLIPLRASISDSFANIFVFGNINVPLLESSTLIFAAVITLINAYILAVTKVGSPRSFYLFLAILSIMTGGAIVGVAALMSYLFHIFPVTAAGLP comes from the coding sequence TTGAGGAGGCCAGGGAGGCCTAAGGTTAGCCTGCTGCACGTCTCAGCCCTGGTGATAGCTGCCGGCCTCCTGCTGCTTGCGGTGGGCAGGACGAGGCTGGAGGCGCCGTCGCTGCTGATAATTATGGCGGGCGGCGGCGCGCTCCTTTACTGGCTGCTCTCCCACAGGACGTACATAAAGCTAGACGTGGACTTCCTTTACTCCCTGCTTCACATGTACGTGGTCTCCACAGGCTCCCAGCCGCCAGGTGAAATAGTCAGGAGCGCGTCCAAGGGGCCCTACGGGCACTACTCGAAGACCTACAAGAAGGCCGCCGAGCTCTCGAAGAGGTGGGGCTACACAGTACCCGAGGCCCTGTCGCTCTCCTCAAGGGGGGAGAGGAACAAGGCGTTCAAGGAGTTCATGGAGAGGTTCGCTGTCATCTCAGCAGTGGGCGAGGAGGTGACGTCGTTCCTCAAGGTAGAGTACGAGACCATAAAGTTCAACTACCAGAACTTCTACAACAGGAGCCTTGACTCGCTCAACGTGCTGTACGGCGCCTACGCGTCAACCATGGTCTCGGTGATATTTGCAGTCACAACGATGATGCTGCTGTTCTTCTTCTTTGGGGGCACCAGCCTCAGGATAGTTATACTGAGCTACGTGGCCGCCCTGGTAGCGATTTCCGTGCTTGGGGTGCTGGTGATACTGAAGGCCCCAAAGGACCTATTCGAGGCCAAGAGGTCCAGGAACCCCACGGCGCTCCTCGCCGACATCCTTGCCGCTGCCGGGTTCGTGCTGGGCGTCATAATATCATACCTGGTGCTGTCGCACGGCGTCAACTACGTTACCGTGGGCATATCATTCATAGTCTTCGGCCTCCTCTTCGTCCCCGCGGGCTACGTGATAAACAACATGGAGAACCTGATAGACGACTACGACAAGTTCTTCCCAGTCATGATAAGGAGCCTTGGAATATACCTGTCCCAGGTGCCCGACCTGAGGCAAGCGGTCAAGGAGCTCTCCAAGATAGAGCTCGGCAGGCTGAGGAAGCTGCTCGAGAACCTCCAGGCTTCCCTCGCCATGGGGGTCGACAAGGGCATAGCTATGGCCAAGTTCGCCGTGCAGACGGGCAGCGAGAACATATACAGGTCGCTTCAGGTCTTCACTGACGTCATGGACCACGGAGGGGACCTGAGCGAGGCGGGCGTGGCCCTCTCTGATCACATGAACCTGCTGCTCACCCTGAGGGAGAGGAAGCTCCAGGTCACAGGGAACTTCCTGTCAACGCTCATACTTATGCACGCCAGCGTCATAGCGATAATGGTGTTCATGGCAGAGATGATGTACTACTTCTCACAGCTGCTGATACCCCTGAGGGCCAGCATAAGCGATTCCTTTGCAAACATCTTCGTCTTCGGCAACATAAACGTGCCCCTGCTGGAGTCCTCAACGCTCATATTTGCAGCAGTGATAACGCTCATAAACGCCTACATACTCGCGGTCACCAAGGTGGGGAGCCCGAGGTCCTTCTACCTCTTCCTGGCAATACTCTCAATAATGACGGGAGGCGCCATAGTTGGGGTAGCCGCCCTGATGTCGTACCTGTTCCACATATTCCCAGTGACGGCAGCCGGCCTCCCCTAG
- a CDS encoding archaellin/type IV pilin N-terminal domain-containing protein translates to MPRRSRRGMVGIDTAIILIAFVLVAAAVAFVVLDMGMTSAQKAKQTMESGLQESSTALQVDGNVMAYVNSNGEVQDVFIPLGVTPGTGYVSFAPSLMEVSIITPSGSYANIYRGVSNLLEMNPSTPLYTIATDMQTAYTTSTAAVVYFIHGNITPYVLGPYGQALLVIYLPSGLPAYKSFTVTISPSIGGAITVARIIPPDNVTNTTIDLG, encoded by the coding sequence ATGCCCAGGAGAAGCAGGAGAGGCATGGTGGGCATAGACACGGCCATAATCCTCATAGCGTTCGTCCTCGTGGCCGCGGCCGTGGCCTTCGTGGTCCTCGACATGGGCATGACGTCGGCCCAGAAGGCCAAGCAGACCATGGAGAGCGGCCTCCAGGAGTCGTCCACGGCCCTCCAGGTTGACGGCAACGTCATGGCTTACGTGAACAGTAACGGTGAGGTGCAGGACGTATTCATACCGCTCGGAGTGACCCCCGGCACGGGCTACGTCAGCTTCGCCCCGAGCCTGATGGAGGTGTCAATTATAACTCCAAGCGGCAGCTACGCTAACATATACAGGGGCGTCAGTAACCTACTGGAGATGAACCCCTCAACCCCCTTATACACTATTGCTACTGATATGCAAACCGCGTATACGACCAGTACTGCCGCGGTGGTCTACTTCATACACGGCAACATAACTCCCTACGTCCTGGGCCCCTACGGCCAGGCCCTGCTGGTGATTTACCTGCCCTCGGGGCTGCCTGCCTACAAGAGCTTCACCGTGACCATATCGCCAAGCATAGGAGGGGCTATAACTGTAGCCAGGATCATACCGCCTGACAACGTGACTAACACCACAATAGACCTTGGATGA
- a CDS encoding ATPase domain-containing protein, with product MILSTGNEEIDSRLGGGIPHPSLIAVEGDNGSGKTSIALLLAQTYLRAGLSVVYFTNEGGSYTFVNKAKESGFDLFDYFLRGSLRVYTMNVGVPVTRNTAEKLLGALSYIFTSGRLGFDAAVIDTLSYLSSAAPESSIKMLFEALRKSADRGMSVVVTFHPNTLPKALSEPIKATCDGYIKLSEASLGGRRLKVLTIVKLKGLPSGAQSSITFDVDPAFGIKVIPIVLS from the coding sequence GTGATACTTAGCACTGGCAACGAGGAGATAGACTCAAGGTTGGGGGGAGGGATACCCCACCCGAGCCTCATAGCTGTCGAGGGCGACAACGGCTCGGGCAAGACCAGCATCGCGCTCCTCCTGGCGCAGACATACCTCAGGGCGGGCCTCTCGGTGGTCTACTTCACAAACGAGGGGGGCAGCTACACCTTCGTGAACAAGGCGAAGGAATCAGGCTTTGACCTCTTCGACTACTTCCTGAGGGGCTCCCTGAGGGTCTACACTATGAACGTGGGCGTCCCAGTAACGAGGAACACCGCTGAGAAGCTCCTGGGCGCCCTGTCCTACATATTCACCTCGGGCAGGCTGGGCTTCGACGCCGCCGTGATAGACACGCTCTCCTACCTTTCCTCGGCGGCCCCCGAGAGCTCAATAAAGATGCTGTTTGAGGCCCTCAGGAAGTCAGCGGACAGGGGCATGAGTGTGGTTGTCACATTTCACCCGAACACCTTGCCCAAGGCTCTCTCGGAGCCCATAAAGGCCACGTGTGACGGCTACATAAAGCTCAGCGAGGCCAGCCTTGGGGGCAGGAGGCTCAAGGTGCTCACAATAGTTAAGCTCAAGGGCCTCCCCTCGGGGGCCCAGAGCTCCATAACGTTTGACGTGGACCCAGCCTTCGGGATCAAGGTCATACCAATAGTGTTGTCCTGA
- a CDS encoding type II/IV secretion system ATPase subunit — MLALRFSLLPRRSKGQGPPEVKEPDFGERPQYLQEYISKVSGELGEPVYMEKLDSSLKKRREYNVIYPVGGGVFIHAHSVRGSDMGRYIVIEPPRPPPELLRAIDVALANVISGEAPESAEERRRLLLSLLDRILEPASSDVDYSSLSSDLELRKVPVKREWVDYIKYHVVRDKIGVGVLEPFLRDPYLEDISASGVGNIYLVHKIFNRMESTVSFSSEDELDSFVLRLGEKIGKPITRARPIVDATLPDGSRINIVFGSDVSLRGTNFTIRKSSKVPISVTQLIDWGTIDERVAAYSWMLLREGMSGFICGETASGKTTALNAIAVFIRPTYKIVTIEDTAEVQLPHPNWTRELARDTGRPETSVTLFDLLRAALRQRPDYIIVGEIRGAEGAVAFQAMQTGHPVLSTFHAGDFTRLIQRLTGHPIDIPKPYMDNLNFAWFQASTYSKTGLLVRRMTALYEIVGYDPNSDSVSAIPVFTWDPSTDRFIFSGRGSSYLLEEKIARMRGLSRRDYRLIYDELELRASFLRELVNRKVFDYFQVFKAVVKTESMGIEKALAELRAGRLDLS; from the coding sequence GTGCTTGCCTTGAGGTTTAGCCTTCTGCCGAGGAGGTCGAAGGGCCAGGGGCCTCCTGAGGTAAAGGAGCCTGACTTCGGCGAGAGGCCCCAGTACCTCCAGGAGTACATCTCAAAGGTGAGCGGGGAGCTCGGGGAGCCCGTCTACATGGAGAAGCTGGACTCCTCGCTTAAGAAGCGGAGGGAGTACAACGTCATCTACCCTGTGGGAGGGGGCGTCTTCATTCACGCGCACTCCGTCAGGGGCAGCGACATGGGCAGGTACATAGTTATAGAGCCCCCGAGGCCCCCGCCCGAGCTCCTTAGGGCAATAGACGTCGCCCTGGCCAACGTGATAAGCGGCGAGGCCCCAGAGTCTGCGGAGGAGAGGAGGAGGCTCCTCCTCTCGCTCCTGGACAGGATACTTGAGCCTGCCAGCTCGGACGTGGACTACTCCTCGCTCTCCAGCGACCTGGAGCTGAGGAAGGTGCCTGTTAAGAGGGAGTGGGTCGACTACATAAAGTACCACGTGGTCAGGGACAAGATAGGCGTCGGGGTACTTGAGCCCTTCCTCAGGGACCCGTACCTCGAGGACATCTCGGCCAGCGGCGTCGGCAACATATACCTGGTGCACAAGATATTCAACAGGATGGAGAGCACCGTGAGCTTCTCCTCTGAGGACGAGCTGGACTCCTTCGTGCTCAGGCTGGGGGAGAAGATAGGCAAGCCCATAACGAGGGCGAGGCCCATAGTCGACGCCACGCTGCCCGACGGGAGCAGGATAAACATTGTCTTCGGGAGCGACGTGAGCCTCAGGGGCACGAACTTCACCATAAGGAAGTCGTCGAAGGTGCCCATAAGCGTCACCCAGCTCATAGACTGGGGCACGATAGACGAGAGGGTCGCGGCCTACTCCTGGATGCTGCTGAGGGAGGGCATGAGCGGCTTCATATGCGGCGAGACGGCCTCAGGCAAGACAACAGCTTTAAACGCGATAGCCGTCTTCATAAGGCCCACCTACAAGATAGTCACAATCGAGGACACGGCCGAGGTCCAGCTTCCCCACCCCAACTGGACCAGGGAGCTGGCGAGGGACACCGGAAGGCCTGAGACCAGCGTGACCCTCTTCGACCTGCTGAGGGCAGCTCTGAGGCAGAGGCCCGACTACATAATAGTGGGTGAGATAAGGGGTGCTGAGGGCGCAGTCGCATTCCAGGCCATGCAGACTGGCCACCCGGTGCTCTCAACGTTTCACGCGGGCGACTTCACGAGGCTCATACAGAGGCTCACGGGCCACCCCATAGACATACCCAAGCCCTACATGGACAACCTTAACTTCGCCTGGTTCCAGGCCTCGACCTACTCTAAGACGGGCCTCCTGGTCAGGAGGATGACCGCGCTTTACGAGATAGTCGGCTACGACCCCAACAGCGACTCGGTGAGCGCAATACCCGTGTTCACCTGGGACCCCTCCACTGACCGCTTCATATTCTCAGGCAGGGGCTCAAGCTACCTGCTGGAGGAGAAGATAGCGAGGATGAGGGGACTCTCGAGGAGGGACTACAGGCTGATATATGACGAGCTTGAGCTGAGGGCCTCCTTCCTGAGGGAGCTGGTGAACAGGAAGGTCTTCGACTACTTCCAGGTCTTCAAGGCCGTGGTCAAGACAGAGAGCATGGGCATAGAGAAGGCCCTGGCGGAGCTGAGGGCAGGGAGGCTTGACCTGTCTTGA